A window of uncultured Methanobrevibacter sp. contains these coding sequences:
- the sfsA gene encoding DNA/RNA nuclease SfsA, which yields MDYVKGIFKSRPNRFIAEVEVDGSLEIAHVPNTGRCRELLLEDAIVWLKPSDNPNRKTKFSLHFVENKGVLVSLYSQQANSIVYDAIKDGKIKELSGYSIHQREKSVDNSRIDIYLENENQKCYVEVKGVTLIIDGEARFPDAPTERGAKHLKELIKLKKEGNRCCVFFLIQHPAGKFFRPNWDNDPVFSETLNEAYAEGVEILVYRCDNQLDGIELIPESLDFDLGKCLADGIVND from the coding sequence ATGGATTATGTTAAGGGAATTTTTAAATCAAGGCCTAACCGTTTTATAGCCGAAGTTGAAGTGGATGGTAGTTTGGAAATCGCTCATGTTCCGAACACCGGCAGATGCAGGGAGCTTTTGCTTGAGGATGCTATTGTTTGGCTTAAGCCTTCCGACAATCCAAATCGAAAGACAAAGTTCTCACTTCACTTTGTGGAAAACAAGGGAGTGCTTGTATCATTATACTCTCAGCAAGCCAACAGTATTGTATATGATGCCATAAAAGATGGCAAAATAAAAGAACTTTCAGGCTATTCTATACATCAAAGAGAGAAAAGTGTAGATAACTCACGCATTGATATATACTTGGAAAATGAAAATCAAAAATGTTATGTTGAAGTCAAGGGAGTAACATTGATAATTGATGGTGAGGCAAGATTTCCGGATGCACCAACCGAACGTGGAGCAAAACATCTCAAAGAATTGATAAAACTTAAAAAAGAGGGCAACAGGTGCTGTGTGTTTTTCCTGATACAGCATCCTGCAGGTAAATTCTTCAGGCCGAATTGGGATAATGACCCGGTTTTCAGCGAAACCCTGAATGAGGCCTATGCTGAAGGTGTGGAGATACTTGTCTACAGATGTGACAATCAGCTGGATGGAATCGAATTGATTCCCGAATCACTCGACTTTGATTTGGGAAAATGTCTCGCCGATGGCATCGTTAATGACTAG
- a CDS encoding NAD-dependent protein deacylase codes for MSKIQQLQEIINTSDNIVFFGGAGVSTESGIPDFRSESGIFKSLEKYGDTPENLISHTYYLDHTEEFFEYYKDTLVFSDAKPNPAHLKLAELEKVGKLKAVITQNIDGLHQKAGSKEVLELHGSIHRNYCQICNKEYPLEHILESDGIPRCECGGIVKPDVVLYEEPLNNAVLSFAIDYISNAETLIIGGTSLVVYPAAGLINYFNGKNLILINKSETPYDDVASLVINDAIGETFSQIKVE; via the coding sequence ATGTCTAAAATTCAACAGCTGCAAGAAATTATTAACACATCCGACAATATCGTATTTTTTGGAGGAGCAGGCGTTTCAACGGAAAGTGGCATCCCAGATTTCAGATCAGAAAGCGGAATTTTTAAGAGTCTGGAAAAATACGGCGACACTCCAGAGAATCTGATATCCCATACCTATTATCTGGACCATACAGAGGAATTCTTTGAATACTACAAGGACACGCTAGTTTTTAGTGATGCCAAACCCAATCCCGCCCATTTGAAATTAGCCGAATTGGAAAAGGTAGGAAAATTAAAAGCGGTGATTACCCAAAACATTGATGGCCTTCACCAAAAGGCAGGAAGTAAAGAAGTGCTGGAGCTTCATGGAAGCATACACAGAAACTACTGTCAAATATGCAATAAAGAATATCCGCTGGAACATATTTTAGAAAGTGACGGCATTCCAAGGTGCGAATGCGGAGGAATCGTCAAGCCAGATGTGGTGCTTTATGAGGAACCCCTGAACAATGCGGTGTTAAGCTTTGCCATTGATTACATCTCCAATGCCGAAACCTTAATCATTGGAGGAACTTCCTTAGTGGTTTATCCCGCAGCAGGTCTGATAAATTATTTCAACGGAAAGAATCTGATTTTGATAAACAAAAGTGAAACTCCCTACGATGATGTTGCAAGCCTAGTCATTAACGATGCCATCGGCGAGACATTTTCCCAAATCAAAGTCGAGTGA
- a CDS encoding NAD(P)H-hydrate dehydratase has protein sequence MNPIDMMVTDYNCEYLGLSRLCLMESAGKSLAEEVGKIAVYTFSKPVKVVIFTGSGGNGGDGFVAARYLLNRGYDVDIYMLKENIRSGDAKTNFEILKNMKPRLSRLNIFNLKTLDDINNSEVAKSKQGEFMIVDGLLGTGIKGKLQTNIRRAIEIINRSKGIKISVDVPSGMDPLTGEVNDLAVVPDYTISFHKIKTGVRNAKEEVVGGLVTADIGIPFEAEYFVNYGDFLRLKNRDLKSHKGNNGRLLIVGGNNDYSGAPAIAGMAAIGAGCDLVYVATPEKSAEAIKSTSPDLIVKSLEGDKLSLSHSSEILELANSVDAVLIGPGAGIDEDTGKLFNVLVSKIKKPIVLDADALKQVELKLLKGREDIILTPHLFEFKSFFNVESDLKLDIDSYDFEKVDENITEFQKITRQIKGTVIVKGQYDLVLSGTRFRINKSGNPGMTVGGTGDALAGICGGLLTQDLSSFDSACLGAFINGLAGDEAYNVKGNGFSATDLVSYIGNVIKNGLC, from the coding sequence TTGAATCCTATTGACATGATGGTTACAGATTATAATTGCGAATATTTGGGTTTGTCAAGGTTATGCCTAATGGAATCTGCTGGAAAATCCTTGGCCGAGGAAGTAGGTAAGATTGCAGTTTATACTTTTTCAAAACCAGTTAAAGTTGTAATTTTTACCGGTTCTGGTGGAAATGGTGGTGATGGTTTTGTTGCGGCAAGATACTTGTTGAATCGTGGATATGATGTTGATATCTATATGTTGAAGGAGAATATTAGATCTGGCGATGCAAAAACCAATTTTGAAATCTTAAAAAATATGAAGCCTAGATTGTCTCGTTTAAACATATTTAATTTAAAAACACTTGATGATATCAATAATTCTGAAGTGGCAAAATCAAAGCAGGGTGAATTTATGATTGTTGACGGATTGCTGGGAACTGGAATTAAGGGAAAACTTCAAACCAACATCAGAAGGGCAATTGAAATAATTAATCGGTCAAAAGGAATAAAAATCAGTGTTGATGTTCCCTCAGGAATGGATCCGCTAACTGGTGAGGTTAATGACTTGGCGGTAGTTCCGGATTACACTATTAGTTTTCATAAAATAAAAACTGGAGTTAGGAATGCTAAAGAGGAAGTTGTTGGGGGATTGGTTACTGCAGATATTGGAATTCCCTTTGAAGCAGAATACTTTGTAAACTATGGGGACTTTTTAAGGCTAAAAAATAGGGATTTAAAATCACATAAAGGCAATAATGGCAGGTTGTTGATTGTTGGTGGAAATAATGATTACTCCGGGGCTCCAGCTATTGCAGGAATGGCTGCTATTGGTGCAGGTTGTGATCTTGTCTATGTTGCAACACCTGAAAAATCAGCTGAGGCAATCAAGTCAACCTCTCCCGATTTGATTGTAAAAAGTCTTGAAGGTGATAAACTTTCATTAAGCCATTCCTCTGAAATTTTGGAATTGGCTAACAGTGTTGATGCAGTTTTAATCGGTCCTGGTGCAGGCATTGATGAGGATACTGGAAAATTATTCAATGTACTGGTTTCAAAAATCAAAAAACCTATTGTTCTTGATGCCGACGCCTTGAAACAGGTTGAACTGAAACTGCTTAAAGGCCGTGAAGATATCATTCTGACACCTCATCTGTTCGAGTTCAAGTCATTTTTCAATGTTGAGTCTGATTTGAAATTGGATATTGACTCATATGACTTTGAAAAGGTTGACGAAAACATTACTGAGTTTCAAAAAATCACTCGCCAAATCAAGGGAACAGTCATTGTTAAGGGACAATATGACTTGGTGCTGTCCGGGACCCGATTCAGAATCAACAAATCAGGCAATCCTGGAATGACTGTTGGTGGAACAGGTGATGCATTGGCTGGAATATGTGGCGGTCTGCTCACACAGGATTTGTCTTCATTTGATTCTGCATGTCTTGGGGCTTTCATTAATGGTCTTGCGGGCGATGAGGCTTACAACGTCAAGGGAAACGGATTTTCAGCAACAGATTTGGTATCATATATCGGTAACGTGATTAAAAATGGATTATGTTAA